A genome region from Calliopsis andreniformis isolate RMS-2024a chromosome 2, iyCalAndr_principal, whole genome shotgun sequence includes the following:
- the LOC143183511 gene encoding pyruvate dehydrogenase phosphatase regulatory subunit, mitochondrial isoform X2, with amino-acid sequence MWHHSKSFCNKYLIQWSNFVFYNRQRVKHSSSQSTLVTNEDVDDPLPKKAKVVICGGGVMGGAVAYHLSLMGLGPETVVVESGRLGGGTTWHTSGLVGVFKPSLAQVKLAQDTIALYKELEEKGLSTGWKQCGSLSLARTRDRMTVFRRMKAQSISCNIECHLVSPQQIQEICPLLKVDDLVGGLWMPGDGVGDPYQICLTLIGEAKKKGVKVFENCKVTKVATQNGKIEAVETTHGAIECEHFVNCAGFWARNVGKLSEPFVKVPLHPVEHYYLHTQPITGLDTMTPVIKDLDGYIYFRENNGSLLAGGFEPVAKPAFEDGTIPENTEERFLPEDWDHFHILFEQMLYRIPSLGNAVLERLCNGPEAFSPDCKWIVGEAPEIRNYYVAAGLHNNRKFLRDRVKEVPGMHYALQYPHQEFKTGRNLRMSPIYPKLREAGAVFGQVMGYERPTWFQLDKDMDLETIDGFQRYKIAYTNTFSKPPWFEPVSEEYAACRETVGLSDYSSFTKVDLWSNGMEVVDLLQYLCSNDVDVPVGSIIHTGMQNHRGGYENDCSLARIAPNHYMMIAPTIQQTRCKHWINRHLPADGSVAVSDVTSAYTAICIMGPATRQLLSELTDTDLNPKNFPFFTFKELDVGLANGIRTMNLTHTGELGYVLYIPNEFALHVYTRLVDAGVRYGLKHAGYYATRALRVEKFYAFWGQDLDTFTTPLECGRAWRVKLDKEINFIGRDALLKQREEGVKRKYVQLLLNEHDPELDIWCWGNEPIYRNGKYCGMTTTTGYGFTFKKQVCLGFVQNFDSQGRPQEVTNEYVLSGDYEVDVAGIKYPAKCHLHSPNLPTKFPDKERDSYHATRDHQTV; translated from the exons ATGTGGCACCACTCAAAGTCATTTTGTAATAAATATCTGATACAATGGAGCAATTTTGTTTTTTACAACCGTCAAAGAGTAAAACACAGTAGTTCACAATCTACATTGGTAACAAATGAAGATGTTGATGATCCACTTCCTAAAAAAGCAAAAGTTGTCATTTGTGGAGGTGGAGTTATGGGTGGTGCTGTTGCTTATCATCTTTCGCTGATGGGATTAGGACCTGAAACTGTTGTTGTGGAAAGTGGCAG ATTGGGAGGTGGAACAACGTGGCATACTTCAGGATTAGTTGGAGTATTTAAGCCTAGTTTGGCACAAGTTAAACTTGCACAAGACACTATAGCATTATACAAAGAACTAGAAGAGAAGGGTTTGTCAACAGGATGGAAACAATGCGGCAGTCTTTCATTAGCACGTACAAGAGATCGTATGACTGTGTTTAGACGAATGAAAGCTCAATCCAT ATCATGTAACATTGAGTGCCACTTGGTTTCACCACAACAAATACAGGAAATATGTCCATTATTAAAAGTGGATGATTTAGTTGGTGGTCTTTGGATGCCAGGAGATGGTGTAGGAGATCCATATCAAATTTGTTTAACATTAATTGGGGAAGCAAAGAAGAAAG gTGTTAAGGTGTTTGAAAACTGCAAAGTCACTAAAGTTGCTACTCAAAACGGTAAAATTGAAGCCGTGGAAACAACGCACGGTGCTATCGAATGTGAGCATTTTGTCAATTGTGCTGGATTTTGGGCACGTAATGTGGGTAAATTAAGTGAACCATTTGTGAAG GTACCTCTTCATCCTGTAGAACACTATTATTTACACACACAGCCTATTACTGGCTTAGATACcatgactcctgttataaaagACTTAGACGGCTACATTTATTTTCGAGAAAACAATGGAAGTCTGCTAGCTGGTGGATTTGAACCAGTCGCGAAACCAGCATTTGAAGATGGGACAATACCTG aAAATACAGAGGAGAGATTTTTACCAGAGGATTGGGACCACTTTCATATTTTATTCGAACAAATGCTTTATAGAATTCCGAGCTTAGGAAACGCTGTTTTGGAAAGACTGTGTAATGGACCTGAAGCATTTTCTCCAGATTGCAAATGGATTGTTGGCGAAGCACCTGAAATACGCAATTATTATGTTGCTGCTG GTCTCCATAACAATCGCAAGTTTCTACGTGATCGAGTGAAAGAAGTTCCTGGTATGCATTATGCGTTACAGTATCCACATCAAGAATTCAAGACTGGTAGAAATCTACGAATGTCACCGATTTATCCAAAATTAAGAGAAGCAGGGGCTGTTTTTGGCCAAGTAATGGGATACGAGCGACCAACCTGGTTTCAGTTGGACAAAGATATGG ATTTGGAAACGATTGATGGATTTCAAAGATATAAGATAGCATATACGAATACATTCAGTAAACCACCGTGGTTTGAACCAGTGTCGGAAGAATATGCTGCGTGCCGTGAAACAGTTGGACTTAGTGATTATTCTTCCTTCACCAAAGTTGATTTATGG tcGAATGGTATGGAAGTAGTAGATCTATTACAATATTTGTGTTCAAACGATGTAGACGTCCCAGTTGGAAGTATTATACACACAGGCATGCAGAATCATCGCGGAGGATATGAAAACGATTGCAGTTTAGCTCGAATAGCTCCTAATCA ttACATGATGATCGCACCGACTATTCAACAAACACGCTGTAAACATTGGATTAATCGCCATTTACCTGCAGATGGTTCCGTCGCAGTATCCGATGTAACATCTGCCTATACAGCAATTTGTATAATGGGCCCTGCCACTAGACAATTATTATCGGAATTAACAGATACTGATCTCAATCCCAaaaattttccattttttaCCTTTAAG GAATTGGATGTTGGCCTTGCTAATGGAATACGCACAATGAATCTAACTCACACTGGAGAACTTGGCTATGTTTTATATATTCCAAATGAA TTTGCATTACATGTTTATACAAGATTGGTAGATGCAGGAGTTAGATACGGATTAAAACATGCTGGTTATTATGCAACGCGAGCGTTACGAGTTGAAAAGTTTTACGCATTTTGGGGTCAAGATTTAGATACCTTTACTACTCCCTTGGAGTGTGGAAGAGCGTGGAGAGTAAAACTTGAT AAAGAGATAAACTTTATCGGAAGAGACGCTCTTTTGAAACAACGCGAAGAGGGTGTTAAGCGAAAGTACGTGCAATTATTATTAAACGAACACGATCCTGAATTGGATATATGGTGTTGGGGCAATGAACCCATTTATAGAAATGGAAAATACTGTGGAATGACGACTACTACTGGTTATGGGTTTACATTCAAGAAACAG GTTTGTCTTGGATTTGTACAAAACTTTGATTCGCAAGGACGTCCGCAAGAAGTAACAAACGAATACGTATTATCGGGGGATTATGAGGTGGACGTTGCAGGAATAAAGTACCCTGCAAAATGTCACCTGCATAGTCCAAACCTGCCAACCAAATTTCCTGATAAAGAGAGGGATTCTTATCATGCAACGCGTGACCATCAAACTGTGTAA
- the LOC143183511 gene encoding pyruvate dehydrogenase phosphatase regulatory subunit, mitochondrial isoform X1 gives MWHHSKSFCNKYLIQWSNFVFYNRQRVKHSSSQSTLVTNEDVDDPLPKKAKVVICGGGVMGGAVAYHLSLMGLGPETVVVESGRLGGGTTWHTSGLVGVFKPSLAQVKLAQDTIALYKELEEKGLSTGWKQCGSLSLARTRDRMTVFRRMKAQSISCNIECHLVSPQQIQEICPLLKVDDLVGGLWMPGDGVGDPYQICLTLIGEAKKKGVKVFENCKVTKVATQNGKIEAVETTHGAIECEHFVNCAGFWARNVGKLSEPFVKVPLHPVEHYYLHTQPITGLDTMTPVIKDLDGYIYFRENNGSLLAGGFEPVAKPAFEDGTIPENTEERFLPEDWDHFHILFEQMLYRIPSLGNAVLERLCNGPEAFSPDCKWIVGEAPEIRNYYVAAGMKTVGISAAGGVGRATAELIVNGSTSLDMYELDVSRFLGLHNNRKFLRDRVKEVPGMHYALQYPHQEFKTGRNLRMSPIYPKLREAGAVFGQVMGYERPTWFQLDKDMDLETIDGFQRYKIAYTNTFSKPPWFEPVSEEYAACRETVGLSDYSSFTKVDLWSNGMEVVDLLQYLCSNDVDVPVGSIIHTGMQNHRGGYENDCSLARIAPNHYMMIAPTIQQTRCKHWINRHLPADGSVAVSDVTSAYTAICIMGPATRQLLSELTDTDLNPKNFPFFTFKELDVGLANGIRTMNLTHTGELGYVLYIPNEFALHVYTRLVDAGVRYGLKHAGYYATRALRVEKFYAFWGQDLDTFTTPLECGRAWRVKLDKEINFIGRDALLKQREEGVKRKYVQLLLNEHDPELDIWCWGNEPIYRNGKYCGMTTTTGYGFTFKKQVCLGFVQNFDSQGRPQEVTNEYVLSGDYEVDVAGIKYPAKCHLHSPNLPTKFPDKERDSYHATRDHQTV, from the exons ATGTGGCACCACTCAAAGTCATTTTGTAATAAATATCTGATACAATGGAGCAATTTTGTTTTTTACAACCGTCAAAGAGTAAAACACAGTAGTTCACAATCTACATTGGTAACAAATGAAGATGTTGATGATCCACTTCCTAAAAAAGCAAAAGTTGTCATTTGTGGAGGTGGAGTTATGGGTGGTGCTGTTGCTTATCATCTTTCGCTGATGGGATTAGGACCTGAAACTGTTGTTGTGGAAAGTGGCAG ATTGGGAGGTGGAACAACGTGGCATACTTCAGGATTAGTTGGAGTATTTAAGCCTAGTTTGGCACAAGTTAAACTTGCACAAGACACTATAGCATTATACAAAGAACTAGAAGAGAAGGGTTTGTCAACAGGATGGAAACAATGCGGCAGTCTTTCATTAGCACGTACAAGAGATCGTATGACTGTGTTTAGACGAATGAAAGCTCAATCCAT ATCATGTAACATTGAGTGCCACTTGGTTTCACCACAACAAATACAGGAAATATGTCCATTATTAAAAGTGGATGATTTAGTTGGTGGTCTTTGGATGCCAGGAGATGGTGTAGGAGATCCATATCAAATTTGTTTAACATTAATTGGGGAAGCAAAGAAGAAAG gTGTTAAGGTGTTTGAAAACTGCAAAGTCACTAAAGTTGCTACTCAAAACGGTAAAATTGAAGCCGTGGAAACAACGCACGGTGCTATCGAATGTGAGCATTTTGTCAATTGTGCTGGATTTTGGGCACGTAATGTGGGTAAATTAAGTGAACCATTTGTGAAG GTACCTCTTCATCCTGTAGAACACTATTATTTACACACACAGCCTATTACTGGCTTAGATACcatgactcctgttataaaagACTTAGACGGCTACATTTATTTTCGAGAAAACAATGGAAGTCTGCTAGCTGGTGGATTTGAACCAGTCGCGAAACCAGCATTTGAAGATGGGACAATACCTG aAAATACAGAGGAGAGATTTTTACCAGAGGATTGGGACCACTTTCATATTTTATTCGAACAAATGCTTTATAGAATTCCGAGCTTAGGAAACGCTGTTTTGGAAAGACTGTGTAATGGACCTGAAGCATTTTCTCCAGATTGCAAATGGATTGTTGGCGAAGCACCTGAAATACGCAATTATTATGTTGCTGCTGGTATGAAGACT GTGGGCATATCAGCTGCTGGCGGAGTCGGTCGAGCCACTGCAGAGTTAATAGTAAATGGTTCGACATCTCTAGATATGTATGAATTAGATGTATCCCGTTTTCTAGGTCTCCATAACAATCGCAAGTTTCTACGTGATCGAGTGAAAGAAGTTCCTGGTATGCATTATGCGTTACAGTATCCACATCAAGAATTCAAGACTGGTAGAAATCTACGAATGTCACCGATTTATCCAAAATTAAGAGAAGCAGGGGCTGTTTTTGGCCAAGTAATGGGATACGAGCGACCAACCTGGTTTCAGTTGGACAAAGATATGG ATTTGGAAACGATTGATGGATTTCAAAGATATAAGATAGCATATACGAATACATTCAGTAAACCACCGTGGTTTGAACCAGTGTCGGAAGAATATGCTGCGTGCCGTGAAACAGTTGGACTTAGTGATTATTCTTCCTTCACCAAAGTTGATTTATGG tcGAATGGTATGGAAGTAGTAGATCTATTACAATATTTGTGTTCAAACGATGTAGACGTCCCAGTTGGAAGTATTATACACACAGGCATGCAGAATCATCGCGGAGGATATGAAAACGATTGCAGTTTAGCTCGAATAGCTCCTAATCA ttACATGATGATCGCACCGACTATTCAACAAACACGCTGTAAACATTGGATTAATCGCCATTTACCTGCAGATGGTTCCGTCGCAGTATCCGATGTAACATCTGCCTATACAGCAATTTGTATAATGGGCCCTGCCACTAGACAATTATTATCGGAATTAACAGATACTGATCTCAATCCCAaaaattttccattttttaCCTTTAAG GAATTGGATGTTGGCCTTGCTAATGGAATACGCACAATGAATCTAACTCACACTGGAGAACTTGGCTATGTTTTATATATTCCAAATGAA TTTGCATTACATGTTTATACAAGATTGGTAGATGCAGGAGTTAGATACGGATTAAAACATGCTGGTTATTATGCAACGCGAGCGTTACGAGTTGAAAAGTTTTACGCATTTTGGGGTCAAGATTTAGATACCTTTACTACTCCCTTGGAGTGTGGAAGAGCGTGGAGAGTAAAACTTGAT AAAGAGATAAACTTTATCGGAAGAGACGCTCTTTTGAAACAACGCGAAGAGGGTGTTAAGCGAAAGTACGTGCAATTATTATTAAACGAACACGATCCTGAATTGGATATATGGTGTTGGGGCAATGAACCCATTTATAGAAATGGAAAATACTGTGGAATGACGACTACTACTGGTTATGGGTTTACATTCAAGAAACAG GTTTGTCTTGGATTTGTACAAAACTTTGATTCGCAAGGACGTCCGCAAGAAGTAACAAACGAATACGTATTATCGGGGGATTATGAGGTGGACGTTGCAGGAATAAAGTACCCTGCAAAATGTCACCTGCATAGTCCAAACCTGCCAACCAAATTTCCTGATAAAGAGAGGGATTCTTATCATGCAACGCGTGACCATCAAACTGTGTAA